The segment AGCCGCGTCCGGCTCGTCCGTCTCGGCCGCAGCCGGTTCCGTGTCCGCCGCCCCGGCGGCCACCGGTTCCTGAGGCTCCTCCTCGGTCGCGGCGGGTTCCGCATCCGTCGAGCCGTCTGCCGCTTCCCCGGCCGACGCCTCGACGGCGTCGCCGTCTGCGGGCTCGGCGGCAACGGCCTCCTCCGCAGCCGGTTCCGGCGCTTCCGCCGCCGCCGGTTCGGGGTCGGTCGGCTCCGCGTCGACCGAATCCGTGTCGCCGGGTCCTGCATCGGCCGTGGCACCGTTGGCGGGCTCTGCGGCCGCAGGTTCCGCCGACGCGGGTTCGGGGTCCGAACTGGTCGGTTCCGGACTGGTCGGTTCCGGACTGGTCGGTTCCGGCTCCGCGGGTTCGAACGGAGAGGCGTCGGCGTCGACGGGCTCGCCGCCCTCCTCGATGTCGTTCTCCATCGACGCGAAGACGTCGTCGAGACTCTCGTCGACCGGACTGTCCGGTTCCGGGTCGGACTCGTCCGGCTCGTCGTCCGTCGTGAGGATGTCGTCGATGCTCTCGTCGGTCGTCAGGAGGTTCCCGATCGCTTCCTCCTCTTCCTCCTGAGAGATCTCGTCGGGGTCGTCGGAGGCGTCGGCGGCGGCGTCGGGCGCCGGGTCGTCGGGAACGAAAGCGTCGACCTGGTCGGCGGACAGCAGCGGGCCGCCGGCGAAGGAGACGCGATCGCCGAGGTTCGACCGGAGCGAGTCCAGGTTCGACTCGTTCACGAGCACGAACCGCCAGCGGTCGTCGTCCGCCAGGCGGACGAACGTGAGCGGGGCGCCGTCAAGGACGGCGGTCTCGATGGCGTCGACGATGGCGGGATAGTTCGAGTCGCCGAGGTCGTGCGCGGGGTAGGAGAACGAGAGGTCGCGCACGTTCCCCGACGGGTCCGCGACCTCGACCGTCCACGGACTCGGATTCGCGCCACTTGCGGCGAGCGCGTCACCGTTCGCGTCGGTGATCGAGACCGACCCGCCGATCGCGGAGAGCACGGCGTCGAGTTGTGCGCCGACCTCGCTCTGCTCGTACTCTCGTGGGGCGTCGATGCCGCGCGAGGAGTTCGAGAGGACCTTCAAGAGCGCCGCGTGCACGGCCGACGCGGACGGGTTGTCGGGGAGGGCCGACGCGACGACTCGCCGCGGGTCGACGTCGTCGGGGACCTCGCCCCCAGCGTGAATCGCCCGAATCTCGTCGTTCGATAGTCCAAAACCGCGACAGATTTCGACGTACGCAGAGAGCGCTGAGTTACCCGTCATTTACGATACGGGACCAATATTCCGGCAAGGAATTAAACCTGACCCCCGAACCATCGCTCGCACGCTGGCGAGGACCGACCGCTCGCTACCCGGTGAGGATCGACCGAATCCGTGACGCCAACCCGCCCTTCTCCCCGTCGTCGTCGGGTTCGTCCGCGCTCTCGTCCGACGCCCCGGACGTGTCGGGTTCGTCCACGGTCGCGTCGGGGTCCTCGTCGTCGGTGACCGCCGCGTCGTCGGGGTCCTCGCCGTCGGTGACTGCCGCGTCGTCGAGGTCGACGTCGTCGAACGTCGCGGCGCGCTCCTCGAACGAACCGGACCCGGCGTCGTCGGACAGCGAGAAGTCGTCCCTGCCGGTGGCGGGGTCGTCTATCGCGGTCGCGTCGTCGACGGTAGTGTCGGCGGACGCCTCGTCGTCGCCGGTCGCGAACAGCGACGAGACGTCGGCGGTGCGTTCGGCGTCGTCCTCGGTCTCGACCCAGAGGAAGCCGTCGGCTTCGCGGCGTTCGGTGAGCAGGAGGTCGTCGAGTGCGCGCTCGTCGGCGCGGATGGCGTCGTCGATCTGGTCGACGTGCGCTTCCTCCTCGTCGGCGCGAGCCATGATGTCCTCTGGGGACTCCCCGGCGACGTCGGTGACGGCGGTCGCCGAGTCGTCGTCGTCGTGTTCGTCGCGCAGCTGCTGGAACAGTTCGTTCGCGGTCGTGTCCTCCGGCCCGGGCGTCGTCGCGGTGTCGGGCGTGGTCGTGTGGTCGTCGGACGCTTCGTCGTCGATGGAGACGTCCGTGTCGTCGGTGCCGAACAGGTCCTCGACGTCGAGCGTGTCCGACCGACCGGCCTCGGGACTGGTGCTGGTGGGTTCGGACATCGGGGTACTGGCTAACAAACCTGTACCGTGAGAAGTTAAATTTTCCCCATCGAGTTCTCTCACTTTGTTAGTCATCTGGGGTCGACCCGGGACGTTAACTTCGCTCGCGTGGTGGTCGTCGGTATGCGACTGGGCATCATCTCGACGGCGAACATCGGCGTGAAGGCGGTGATACCGGCGATCCAGCGGAGCGAGCACGAGGCCGTAGCCATCGCGTCCCGGAGCGAGGAGCGCGCGCGAGCGGTCGCCGCCGACCTCGGCATCGAGCGCGCGTACGGGTCCTACGAGGCGCTGCTCGCGGACGAGGAGCTCGACGCGGTCTACGTCCCGCTCCCGAACGCGGCACACGCAGAGTGGACGAAGGCGGCCGCGGACGCGGGTCTGGACGTCCTCTGCGAGAAACCGCTGGCGGTCGACGCCGACGAGGCCCGCGACGTGGTCGCGCACTGCGAGGACGCGGGCGTGACGCTCATGGAGGCGTTCATGTACCGGTATCATCCGCGAACGCGGCGAGCGCGCGAGATAGTCTCCGAGGAGCTCGAGGACGTGCGCGGTGCGTTCGCGACGTTCCAGTTCCCGCTCCGCGGTCGCCCGGACGACATCCGACTCGACCCCGACCTGGCCGGCGGGAGCCTCATGGACGTCGGGTGTTACGCCGTGAACGTCACGC is part of the Halorubellus sp. JP-L1 genome and harbors:
- a CDS encoding Gfo/Idh/MocA family protein produces the protein MRLGIISTANIGVKAVIPAIQRSEHEAVAIASRSEERARAVAADLGIERAYGSYEALLADEELDAVYVPLPNAAHAEWTKAAADAGLDVLCEKPLAVDADEARDVVAHCEDAGVTLMEAFMYRYHPRTRRAREIVSEELEDVRGAFATFQFPLRGRPDDIRLDPDLAGGSLMDVGCYAVNVTRTLLGEPSAVSARTVDSRDCGVDTHVAATLEYDGATAQVSSSFDTHEVQRYRIEAENGWLEAPAGAFNPSTDTVELRWGTDGREVVETFDAGDQYRSQVEHFADCVASGATPETGGAEAVANMEVVDAIYESADAGERVVLE